From the genome of Halobacteriovorax marinus SJ:
AGGCCATGAATATTCAATCAAATAACTTCATTGCTGACCAGGTCTTTAACAAGCTAGGTGGAGAGAGTGAGTTTGATAAATTTATCGCTCCAAAATTAAAAGAGTGGTTACCAAATCTCGATATTGATAGGGAGAACTTTTCAGCTAACGAGCTTAGTATAAAGCTCTACTCTGGTTCAGGACTGCCTGAGTATAAGAGCTCTCAGAGACTAGATAATTATGCAACTTGCTCAATCATTGTAAAAATCATTGAAGAGTTAGATAAGTCGCTCGATCTCGCCGGAAAGTCACTACAGCAAATGGTGGCGGTATCGGGAAGTGATATTGATAAGTCAGGGCCAACAAAGTCAACTATTAGAGCAAGGTTTCTCTCTCCTAAAGTTAAGAACTCGTTGGTCGTAAAAACAGGAACACTCTTTCACACTTCTACTCTAGCGGGGAAAGTCAGCACACAACAAGGTAGTAAGTACTTTGGTGTCTTCCACCAATTGAGAGGATGGAAGGGACATGCAAAGGCAAGCCAAGATGAGATCGTAAAAAAGATCGTTGACTCCTATGGTGGAGCTGAAAAGCTTGAGTATCAAAAAGAATTCTTCTTTCCTGCCCACGAGGTTTTGAGATAGAATATATGAATGAATATAAAGCACTTTAAAATTATTTTCATAGTGGCAACGCTCTGGTTAGTTGTTGTCACTATTAAGTTTACCTTCTTTCCAAAAACAGAACACAATCACCAACATCATTCACACGAAAATCCTCATCACGCTCCCCACACCCATGAAGAGCAGGTGGATCAAGTTGTCCAAGAAGTGAGCGAATCCACAAGCTTTGAGAGTCTTCCCTTTTCATTTCAAGTTGATCAATTAATTCAACGTGGAGACTTTGAAAACTTTAAGCGAATTCTATCGGCCAAAGAGAATGTAAAAGAAACAATAGACGCTATCTCTAGTGAAGATGGGAGAACTCTTCTCACTAGAGCGAGCTTTGGCGCTCCTCTGCCCTATATCAAGTACCTAGTTGATGAGATGGGAGCAGATGTAAATAAGGCCGACAAAGAAGAGATTACGCCTCTCATGGAAGCAGCTGCTAGTGAGAATATTGAAGTTCTAAGCTAC
Proteins encoded in this window:
- a CDS encoding ankyrin repeat domain-containing protein; the encoded protein is MNIKHFKIIFIVATLWLVVVTIKFTFFPKTEHNHQHHSHENPHHAPHTHEEQVDQVVQEVSESTSFESLPFSFQVDQLIQRGDFENFKRILSAKENVKETIDAISSEDGRTLLTRASFGAPLPYIKYLVDEMGADVNKADKEEITPLMEAAASENIEVLSYLLERGAKTGAKNKLGADALTIALSSGDAAMARLLLKNGADPNHKWNKHGVTHLMNAARNGHLDALKVLLSFKANINTQDLEGNTALHYAASEGFKSIVSELLRENATKTIKNQQGNSPLELARQNNFKEIEDLLK